AAAATTTCCTTCCTCACCCACACCAGTCACTTTAATAGGCTCTAGTTTTGGCGGTTTAGCATCGGCTTGGTTAGGCGAAACACAACCACAATGCCAAAAATTAGTCTTACTAGCCCCAGCCTTTACTTTTCTTTCTTTGTGGCTTTCTGTTTTAGGAGAAACAACAGTTACTAATTGGCGATCGTCAGGATTTTTCCCAGTTTATCATTATGGAGAAAAGCGATCGCTCCCCTTAAGCTACGACTTTGTAACCGACTTACAAAAATACACCGAAAGCGAAATTAAACGCCCCATTCCCACCTTAATTCTTCATGGAATCAACGATGAAGTTATTCCCATTCAAGCTAGTCGAGATTTCGCCACCACTCGCCCTTGGGTGAAACTAATTGAACTAAACAGCGATCACTCTTTGATTAATGTTTTGCCAGAAATTTGGCAGGAAATTTCCGCTTTCTGTCAACTCAAAAAATTTGAGAGATAATACTAAATCCACGTTATATCAATTCTGTGTAAAATTGCGCTCAATCATAGCCCCTCCCCGTAGACGGGGAGGGGTTTGGGGTGGGGTTCATTTTTAGGATAAAATTTAAACCTAAACCATAATTCCCAATCCCCACTTCCTAATCTCCAAACAATGCTTAACTTTATTCGTTCTGATTTAGCGCAACTCACTGCCTATCAACCCCACCCCGGAGGCACATCTGGCGAACCAGTCAAATCAGACACGATCATAGATCGCTTAGATTCTAATGAAAGTCCCTTTGATTTGCCGCAAGAATTAAAAGAAAAACTTGCTTGGAATTATCAACAAGTTATTGAAAATAACCGTTATCCCGATGGTAGTTATATTGCATTGAAAAGCGCGATCGCAGAATATGTCAACGAATCCGTGCCATCAACAATAAATTCTCAGATTACCTTAGATAACATTTCTAT
This sequence is a window from Phormidium ambiguum IAM M-71. Protein-coding genes within it:
- a CDS encoding YqiA/YcfP family alpha/beta fold hydrolase, with product MNSEYIYLHGFASSPNSAKANYLRDRFSELQIPLTIPDLNQSDFTHLTMTRQLCQVREKFPSSPTPVTLIGSSFGGLASAWLGETQPQCQKLVLLAPAFTFLSLWLSVLGETTVTNWRSSGFFPVYHYGEKRSLPLSYDFVTDLQKYTESEIKRPIPTLILHGINDEVIPIQASRDFATTRPWVKLIELNSDHSLINVLPEIWQEISAFCQLKKFER